In Spodoptera frugiperda isolate SF20-4 chromosome 12, AGI-APGP_CSIRO_Sfru_2.0, whole genome shotgun sequence, a single window of DNA contains:
- the LOC118262523 gene encoding cyclic nucleotide-gated cation channel alpha-3 isoform X4, producing MCALEGGALGGGGGDGALGALRSAGSPPAPSLGASRHSLIEMMTCRLGSRRLGGSRGSLQAGTACSAASELDLSSRSRRAHKARLKLLGASGEAPLLSGWRSTPHTPHAPATPAPHHSHNHLAPGHCNGTDSGSRGGLRRRSTYASGRLRAGPHWSFVFDPAGRLCYYWSMVVSLAFLYNLWVIVYRFAFQEINGETLIVWFCLDYFSDFLYLADILFHFRTGYLEDGVLQTDAAKLRAHYMNSTTFYIDCLCLLPLDFLYLSIGFNSILRSFRLVKIYRFWAFMDRTERHTNYPNLFRSTSLIHYLLVIFHWNGCLYHIIYKNNGFGSKNWVYHDTETADVVKQYLQSYYWCTLALTTIGDLPRPRSKGEYVFVIAQLLFGLMLFATVLGHVANIVTSVSTARKEFQAKLDGVKTYMRMRRVPTHLQVKVIKWFDYLWLTQKCSDEEKAVSCLPDKLKAEIAINVHLDTLKRVEIFQNTEAGFLCELVLRLRPVLFSPGDYICRKGEVGKEMYIVNRGKLQVVGDNGKTVLATLKAGSYFGEISILNMGTAGKQLGNRRTASVRSVGYSDLFVLSKKDMWDVLKEYPAARVRLEAIAVKRLEKYKKAPLEKVAMGRCQSTPGLVETSGRVPIEDMNLPPAPILPPPHPSHPPSYRDQLYSSSVSPLRVASPVASCASSARSSGAGGGSVAAAPRVMLDSHDALECEIKRLRERLYTVETENAAMSAKLSQQQWEVDQRLQEIEMQICGGSSVSSLEENERNRESII from the exons AAATGATGACGTGCCGGCTGGGCTCTCGACGGCTGGGTGGCTCCCGGGGCTCGCTGCAGGCTGGCACGGCATGCTCGGCCGCCAGCGAGCTGGACCTCTCCTCGCGCTCCAGACGCGCACATAAAGCTAG ATTAAAATTATTGGGGGCGAGTGGGGAGGCGCCGCTCTTGAGTGGGTGGCGGAGTACCCCGCACACACCGCATGCGCCTGCGACGCCGGCGccacatcactcacacaaccacCTCGCACCGGGACATTGCAATGGAACTGACAG CGGCAGCAGAGGCGGGCTGCGGCGGCGGTCGACGTACGCGAGCGGGCGGCTGCGCGCGGGCCCCCACTGGTCCTTCGTGTTCGACCCCGCCGGCCGCCTGTGCTACTATTGGTCCATGGTCGTCTCCTTAGCTTTCCTGTACAATCTTTGGGTCATAGTCTACAGGTTCGCTTTTCAGGAGATAAATG gCGAGACGTTAATAGTGTGGTTTTGTTTGGACTACTTTTCTGATTTTCTTTACCTGGCGGACATATTGTTTCACTTCCGGACGGGCTACCTGGAGGACGGGGTGCTCCAGACGGACGCGGCCAAGCTGCGAGCGCACTACATGAACTCGACCACGTTCTACATAGACTGCCTGTGCCTACTGCCGCTCGACTTCCTCTACCTCTCGATCGGGTTCAACTCTATACTGCGCTCGTTCCGACTCGTCAAGATATACCGCTTCTGGGCGTTTATGGACCGAACGGAGCGACATACAAACTATCCAAATTTGTTTAGATCGACCagtttaattcattatttattagtgATATTCCATTGGAACGGGTGCTTGTaccatataatatataaaaacaatgggTTCGGTAGTAAAAACTGGGTGTATCATGACACTGAGACTGCGGATGTGgtgaaacaatatttacaaagttattaCTGGTGCACGCTGGCGCTCACGACGATAG GTGACTTGCCTCGACCGCGCAGTAAAGGCGAGTACGTGTTCGTGATCGCGCAGCTGTTGTTCGGACTGATGCTGTTCGCGACCGTGCTGGGCCACGTCGCTAACATCGTCACCTCAGTCAGCACCGCCAGGAAGGAGTTTCAAG CGAAACTGGATGGTGTGAAGACGTACATGCGCATGCGCCGGGTGCCCACACACTTACAGGTGAAGGTGATCAAGTGGTTTGACTACTTGTGGCTCACGCAGAAGTGTTCTGACGAAGAGAAGGCCGTCTCCTGTCTGCCTGACAAGCTGAAGGCAGAAATAGCTATCAATGTACACTTAGATACTCTAAAGAG GGTGGAAATATTCCAGAACACGGAGGCAGGATTTTTGTGTGAGCTAGTCTTAAGACTTCGCCCAGTCCTGTTCTCGCCAGGCGACTACATCTGCAGGAAAG GTGAAGTCGGCAAGGAGATGTACATAGTGAACCGAGGGAAACTCCAGGTGGTAGGCGACAACGGGAAGACCGTTCTCGCAACACTCAAGGCTGGTTCTTATTTTGGCGAAATTTCCATTCTGAACATGGGCACGGCAGGTAAACAACTTG GCAACCGCCGGACAGCATCGGTGCGATCTGTGGGTTACTCGGATCTCTTCGTGCTCAGCAAGAAGGACATGTGGGACGTGCTCAAGGAGTATCCGGCCGCCAGGGTGCGGCTCGAGGCGATCGCTGTCAAGAGACTTGAGAAATATAAGAAAGCACCTTTAGAAAAAG TGGCCATGGGTCGTTGCCAGTCGACGCCCGGGCTGGTGGAGACGAGCGGGCGCGTGCCCATCGAGGACATGAACCTGCCGCCTGCGCCGATACTGCCACCTCCACACCCTTCACACCCGCCTTCTTACCGGGACCAGCTTTATAG TTCGTCAGTAAGTCCGTTGCGCGTGGCGTCGCCGGTGGCGTCGTGCGCGTCGAGTGCACGCagcagcggcgcgggcggcggcagcGTGGCGGCCGCGCCGCGCGTCATGCTCGACTCGCACGACGCGCTCGAGTGCGAGATCAAGCGACTGCGCGAGCGACTCTACACCGTCGAGACTGAGAACGCCGCCATGTCTGCCAAGCTCAGCCAGCAGCAGTGGGAGGTCGACCAGAG GCTGCAAGAAATAGAAATGCAGATCTGCGGCGGCAGCTCGGTGAGCTCGCTGGAGGAGAACGAGCGCAACCGCGAGAGCATCATTTAA
- the LOC118262523 gene encoding cyclic nucleotide-gated cation channel alpha-3 isoform X5 has product MCALEGGALGGGGGDGALGALRSAGSPPAPSLGASRHSLIEMMTCRLGSRRLGGSRGSLQAGTACSAASELDLSSRSRRAHKARLKLLGASGEAPLLSGWRSTPHTPHAPATPAPHHSHNHLAPGHCNGTDSGSRGGLRRRSTYASGRLRAGPHWSFVFDPAGRLCYYWSMVVSLAFLYNLWVIVYRFAFQEINGETLIVWFCLDYFSDFLYLADILFHFRTGYLEDGVLQTDAAKLRAHYMNSTTFYIDCLCLLPLDFLYLSIGFNSILRSFRLVKIYRFWAFMDRTERHTNYPNLFRSTSLIHYLLVIFHWNGCLYHIIYKNNGFGSKNWVYHDTETADVVKQYLQSYYWCTLALTTIGDLPRPRSKGEYVFVIAQLLFGLMLFATVLGHVANIVTSVSTARKEFQAKLDGVKTYMRMRRVPTHLQVKVIKWFDYLWLTQKCSDEEKAVSCLPDKLKAEIAINVHLDTLKRVEIFQNTEAGFLCELVLRLRPVLFSPGDYICRKGEVGKEMYIVNRGKLQVVGDNGKTVLATLKAGSYFGEISILNMGTAEEILLCASVRSVGYSDLFVLSKKDMWDVLKEYPAARVRLEAIAVKRLEKYKKAPLEKVAMGRCQSTPGLVETSGRVPIEDMNLPPAPILPPPHPSHPPSYRDQLYSSSVSPLRVASPVASCASSARSSGAGGGSVAAAPRVMLDSHDALECEIKRLRERLYTVETENAAMSAKLSQQQWEVDQRLQEIEMQICGGSSVSSLEENERNRESII; this is encoded by the exons AAATGATGACGTGCCGGCTGGGCTCTCGACGGCTGGGTGGCTCCCGGGGCTCGCTGCAGGCTGGCACGGCATGCTCGGCCGCCAGCGAGCTGGACCTCTCCTCGCGCTCCAGACGCGCACATAAAGCTAG ATTAAAATTATTGGGGGCGAGTGGGGAGGCGCCGCTCTTGAGTGGGTGGCGGAGTACCCCGCACACACCGCATGCGCCTGCGACGCCGGCGccacatcactcacacaaccacCTCGCACCGGGACATTGCAATGGAACTGACAG CGGCAGCAGAGGCGGGCTGCGGCGGCGGTCGACGTACGCGAGCGGGCGGCTGCGCGCGGGCCCCCACTGGTCCTTCGTGTTCGACCCCGCCGGCCGCCTGTGCTACTATTGGTCCATGGTCGTCTCCTTAGCTTTCCTGTACAATCTTTGGGTCATAGTCTACAGGTTCGCTTTTCAGGAGATAAATG gCGAGACGTTAATAGTGTGGTTTTGTTTGGACTACTTTTCTGATTTTCTTTACCTGGCGGACATATTGTTTCACTTCCGGACGGGCTACCTGGAGGACGGGGTGCTCCAGACGGACGCGGCCAAGCTGCGAGCGCACTACATGAACTCGACCACGTTCTACATAGACTGCCTGTGCCTACTGCCGCTCGACTTCCTCTACCTCTCGATCGGGTTCAACTCTATACTGCGCTCGTTCCGACTCGTCAAGATATACCGCTTCTGGGCGTTTATGGACCGAACGGAGCGACATACAAACTATCCAAATTTGTTTAGATCGACCagtttaattcattatttattagtgATATTCCATTGGAACGGGTGCTTGTaccatataatatataaaaacaatgggTTCGGTAGTAAAAACTGGGTGTATCATGACACTGAGACTGCGGATGTGgtgaaacaatatttacaaagttattaCTGGTGCACGCTGGCGCTCACGACGATAG GTGACTTGCCTCGACCGCGCAGTAAAGGCGAGTACGTGTTCGTGATCGCGCAGCTGTTGTTCGGACTGATGCTGTTCGCGACCGTGCTGGGCCACGTCGCTAACATCGTCACCTCAGTCAGCACCGCCAGGAAGGAGTTTCAAG CGAAACTGGATGGTGTGAAGACGTACATGCGCATGCGCCGGGTGCCCACACACTTACAGGTGAAGGTGATCAAGTGGTTTGACTACTTGTGGCTCACGCAGAAGTGTTCTGACGAAGAGAAGGCCGTCTCCTGTCTGCCTGACAAGCTGAAGGCAGAAATAGCTATCAATGTACACTTAGATACTCTAAAGAG GGTGGAAATATTCCAGAACACGGAGGCAGGATTTTTGTGTGAGCTAGTCTTAAGACTTCGCCCAGTCCTGTTCTCGCCAGGCGACTACATCTGCAGGAAAG GTGAAGTCGGCAAGGAGATGTACATAGTGAACCGAGGGAAACTCCAGGTGGTAGGCGACAACGGGAAGACCGTTCTCGCAACACTCAAGGCTGGTTCTTATTTTGGCGAAATTTCCATTCTGAACATGGGCACGGCAG AAGAGATATTGTTGTGTG CATCGGTGCGATCTGTGGGTTACTCGGATCTCTTCGTGCTCAGCAAGAAGGACATGTGGGACGTGCTCAAGGAGTATCCGGCCGCCAGGGTGCGGCTCGAGGCGATCGCTGTCAAGAGACTTGAGAAATATAAGAAAGCACCTTTAGAAAAAG TGGCCATGGGTCGTTGCCAGTCGACGCCCGGGCTGGTGGAGACGAGCGGGCGCGTGCCCATCGAGGACATGAACCTGCCGCCTGCGCCGATACTGCCACCTCCACACCCTTCACACCCGCCTTCTTACCGGGACCAGCTTTATAG TTCGTCAGTAAGTCCGTTGCGCGTGGCGTCGCCGGTGGCGTCGTGCGCGTCGAGTGCACGCagcagcggcgcgggcggcggcagcGTGGCGGCCGCGCCGCGCGTCATGCTCGACTCGCACGACGCGCTCGAGTGCGAGATCAAGCGACTGCGCGAGCGACTCTACACCGTCGAGACTGAGAACGCCGCCATGTCTGCCAAGCTCAGCCAGCAGCAGTGGGAGGTCGACCAGAG GCTGCAAGAAATAGAAATGCAGATCTGCGGCGGCAGCTCGGTGAGCTCGCTGGAGGAGAACGAGCGCAACCGCGAGAGCATCATTTAA
- the LOC118262523 gene encoding cyclic nucleotide-gated cation channel alpha-3 isoform X8, with translation MCALEGGALGGGGGDGALGALRSAGSPPAPSLGASRHSLIEMMTCRLGSRRLGGSRGSLQAGTACSAASELDLSSRSRRAHKARLKLLGASGEAPLLSGWRSTPHTPHAPATPAPHHSHNHLAPGHCNGTDSGSRGGLRRRSTYASGRLRAGPHWSFVFDPAGRLCYYWSMVVSLAFLYNLWVIVYRFAFQEINGETLIVWFCLDYFSDFLYLADILFHFRTGYLEDGVLQTDAAKLRAHYMNSTTFYIDCLCLLPLDFLYLSIGFNSILRSFRLVKIYRFWAFMDRTERHTNYPNLFRSTSLIHYLLVIFHWNGCLYHIIYKNNGFGSKNWVYHDTETADVVKQYLQSYYWCTLALTTIGDLPRPRSKGEYVFVIAQLLFGLMLFATVLGHVANIVTSVSTARKEFQAKLDGVKTYMRMRRVPTHLQVKVIKWFDYLWLTQKCSDEEKAVSCLPDKLKAEIAINVHLDTLKRVEIFQNTEAGFLCELVLRLRPVLFSPGDYICRKGEVGKEMYIVNRGKLQVVGDNGKTVLATLKAGSYFGEISILNMGTAASVRSVGYSDLFVLSKKDMWDVLKEYPAARVRLEAIAVKRLEKYKKAPLEKVAMGRCQSTPGLVETSGRVPIEDMNLPPAPILPPPHPSHPPSYRDQLYSSSVSPLRVASPVASCASSARSSGAGGGSVAAAPRVMLDSHDALECEIKRLRERLYTVETENAAMSAKLSQQQWEVDQRLQEIEMQICGGSSVSSLEENERNRESII, from the exons AAATGATGACGTGCCGGCTGGGCTCTCGACGGCTGGGTGGCTCCCGGGGCTCGCTGCAGGCTGGCACGGCATGCTCGGCCGCCAGCGAGCTGGACCTCTCCTCGCGCTCCAGACGCGCACATAAAGCTAG ATTAAAATTATTGGGGGCGAGTGGGGAGGCGCCGCTCTTGAGTGGGTGGCGGAGTACCCCGCACACACCGCATGCGCCTGCGACGCCGGCGccacatcactcacacaaccacCTCGCACCGGGACATTGCAATGGAACTGACAG CGGCAGCAGAGGCGGGCTGCGGCGGCGGTCGACGTACGCGAGCGGGCGGCTGCGCGCGGGCCCCCACTGGTCCTTCGTGTTCGACCCCGCCGGCCGCCTGTGCTACTATTGGTCCATGGTCGTCTCCTTAGCTTTCCTGTACAATCTTTGGGTCATAGTCTACAGGTTCGCTTTTCAGGAGATAAATG gCGAGACGTTAATAGTGTGGTTTTGTTTGGACTACTTTTCTGATTTTCTTTACCTGGCGGACATATTGTTTCACTTCCGGACGGGCTACCTGGAGGACGGGGTGCTCCAGACGGACGCGGCCAAGCTGCGAGCGCACTACATGAACTCGACCACGTTCTACATAGACTGCCTGTGCCTACTGCCGCTCGACTTCCTCTACCTCTCGATCGGGTTCAACTCTATACTGCGCTCGTTCCGACTCGTCAAGATATACCGCTTCTGGGCGTTTATGGACCGAACGGAGCGACATACAAACTATCCAAATTTGTTTAGATCGACCagtttaattcattatttattagtgATATTCCATTGGAACGGGTGCTTGTaccatataatatataaaaacaatgggTTCGGTAGTAAAAACTGGGTGTATCATGACACTGAGACTGCGGATGTGgtgaaacaatatttacaaagttattaCTGGTGCACGCTGGCGCTCACGACGATAG GTGACTTGCCTCGACCGCGCAGTAAAGGCGAGTACGTGTTCGTGATCGCGCAGCTGTTGTTCGGACTGATGCTGTTCGCGACCGTGCTGGGCCACGTCGCTAACATCGTCACCTCAGTCAGCACCGCCAGGAAGGAGTTTCAAG CGAAACTGGATGGTGTGAAGACGTACATGCGCATGCGCCGGGTGCCCACACACTTACAGGTGAAGGTGATCAAGTGGTTTGACTACTTGTGGCTCACGCAGAAGTGTTCTGACGAAGAGAAGGCCGTCTCCTGTCTGCCTGACAAGCTGAAGGCAGAAATAGCTATCAATGTACACTTAGATACTCTAAAGAG GGTGGAAATATTCCAGAACACGGAGGCAGGATTTTTGTGTGAGCTAGTCTTAAGACTTCGCCCAGTCCTGTTCTCGCCAGGCGACTACATCTGCAGGAAAG GTGAAGTCGGCAAGGAGATGTACATAGTGAACCGAGGGAAACTCCAGGTGGTAGGCGACAACGGGAAGACCGTTCTCGCAACACTCAAGGCTGGTTCTTATTTTGGCGAAATTTCCATTCTGAACATGGGCACGGCAG CATCGGTGCGATCTGTGGGTTACTCGGATCTCTTCGTGCTCAGCAAGAAGGACATGTGGGACGTGCTCAAGGAGTATCCGGCCGCCAGGGTGCGGCTCGAGGCGATCGCTGTCAAGAGACTTGAGAAATATAAGAAAGCACCTTTAGAAAAAG TGGCCATGGGTCGTTGCCAGTCGACGCCCGGGCTGGTGGAGACGAGCGGGCGCGTGCCCATCGAGGACATGAACCTGCCGCCTGCGCCGATACTGCCACCTCCACACCCTTCACACCCGCCTTCTTACCGGGACCAGCTTTATAG TTCGTCAGTAAGTCCGTTGCGCGTGGCGTCGCCGGTGGCGTCGTGCGCGTCGAGTGCACGCagcagcggcgcgggcggcggcagcGTGGCGGCCGCGCCGCGCGTCATGCTCGACTCGCACGACGCGCTCGAGTGCGAGATCAAGCGACTGCGCGAGCGACTCTACACCGTCGAGACTGAGAACGCCGCCATGTCTGCCAAGCTCAGCCAGCAGCAGTGGGAGGTCGACCAGAG GCTGCAAGAAATAGAAATGCAGATCTGCGGCGGCAGCTCGGTGAGCTCGCTGGAGGAGAACGAGCGCAACCGCGAGAGCATCATTTAA
- the LOC118262523 gene encoding cyclic nucleotide-gated cation channel alpha-3 isoform X6 codes for MCALEGGALGGGGGDGALGALRSAGSPPAPSLGASRHSLIEMMTCRLGSRRLGGSRGSLQAGTACSAASELDLSSRSRRAHKARLKLLGASGEAPLLSGWRSTPHTPHAPATPAPHHSHNHLAPGHCNGTDSGSRGGLRRRSTYASGRLRAGPHWSFVFDPAGRLCYYWSMVVSLAFLYNLWVIVYRFAFQEINGETLIVWFCLDYFSDFLYLADILFHFRTGYLEDGVLQTDAAKLRAHYMNSTTFYIDCLCLLPLDFLYLSIGFNSILRSFRLVKIYRFWAFMDRTERHTNYPNLFRSTSLIHYLLVIFHWNGCLYHIIYKNNGFGSKNWVYHDTETADVVKQYLQSYYWCTLALTTIGDLPRPRSKGEYVFVIAQLLFGLMLFATVLGHVANIVTSVSTARKEFQAKLDGVKTYMRMRRVPTHLQVKVIKWFDYLWLTQKCSDEEKAVSCLPDKLKAEIAINVHLDTLKRVEIFQNTEAGFLCELVLRLRPVLFSPGDYICRKGEVGKEMYIVNRGKLQVVGDNGKTVLATLKAGSYFGEISILNMGTAGNRRTASVRSVGYSDLFVLSKKDMWDVLKEYPAARVRLEAIAVKRLEKYKKAPLEKVAMGRCQSTPGLVETSGRVPIEDMNLPPAPILPPPHPSHPPSYRDQLYSSSVSPLRVASPVASCASSARSSGAGGGSVAAAPRVMLDSHDALECEIKRLRERLYTVETENAAMSAKLSQQQWEVDQRLQEIEMQICGGSSVSSLEENERNRESII; via the exons AAATGATGACGTGCCGGCTGGGCTCTCGACGGCTGGGTGGCTCCCGGGGCTCGCTGCAGGCTGGCACGGCATGCTCGGCCGCCAGCGAGCTGGACCTCTCCTCGCGCTCCAGACGCGCACATAAAGCTAG ATTAAAATTATTGGGGGCGAGTGGGGAGGCGCCGCTCTTGAGTGGGTGGCGGAGTACCCCGCACACACCGCATGCGCCTGCGACGCCGGCGccacatcactcacacaaccacCTCGCACCGGGACATTGCAATGGAACTGACAG CGGCAGCAGAGGCGGGCTGCGGCGGCGGTCGACGTACGCGAGCGGGCGGCTGCGCGCGGGCCCCCACTGGTCCTTCGTGTTCGACCCCGCCGGCCGCCTGTGCTACTATTGGTCCATGGTCGTCTCCTTAGCTTTCCTGTACAATCTTTGGGTCATAGTCTACAGGTTCGCTTTTCAGGAGATAAATG gCGAGACGTTAATAGTGTGGTTTTGTTTGGACTACTTTTCTGATTTTCTTTACCTGGCGGACATATTGTTTCACTTCCGGACGGGCTACCTGGAGGACGGGGTGCTCCAGACGGACGCGGCCAAGCTGCGAGCGCACTACATGAACTCGACCACGTTCTACATAGACTGCCTGTGCCTACTGCCGCTCGACTTCCTCTACCTCTCGATCGGGTTCAACTCTATACTGCGCTCGTTCCGACTCGTCAAGATATACCGCTTCTGGGCGTTTATGGACCGAACGGAGCGACATACAAACTATCCAAATTTGTTTAGATCGACCagtttaattcattatttattagtgATATTCCATTGGAACGGGTGCTTGTaccatataatatataaaaacaatgggTTCGGTAGTAAAAACTGGGTGTATCATGACACTGAGACTGCGGATGTGgtgaaacaatatttacaaagttattaCTGGTGCACGCTGGCGCTCACGACGATAG GTGACTTGCCTCGACCGCGCAGTAAAGGCGAGTACGTGTTCGTGATCGCGCAGCTGTTGTTCGGACTGATGCTGTTCGCGACCGTGCTGGGCCACGTCGCTAACATCGTCACCTCAGTCAGCACCGCCAGGAAGGAGTTTCAAG CGAAACTGGATGGTGTGAAGACGTACATGCGCATGCGCCGGGTGCCCACACACTTACAGGTGAAGGTGATCAAGTGGTTTGACTACTTGTGGCTCACGCAGAAGTGTTCTGACGAAGAGAAGGCCGTCTCCTGTCTGCCTGACAAGCTGAAGGCAGAAATAGCTATCAATGTACACTTAGATACTCTAAAGAG GGTGGAAATATTCCAGAACACGGAGGCAGGATTTTTGTGTGAGCTAGTCTTAAGACTTCGCCCAGTCCTGTTCTCGCCAGGCGACTACATCTGCAGGAAAG GTGAAGTCGGCAAGGAGATGTACATAGTGAACCGAGGGAAACTCCAGGTGGTAGGCGACAACGGGAAGACCGTTCTCGCAACACTCAAGGCTGGTTCTTATTTTGGCGAAATTTCCATTCTGAACATGGGCACGGCAG GCAACCGCCGGACAGCATCGGTGCGATCTGTGGGTTACTCGGATCTCTTCGTGCTCAGCAAGAAGGACATGTGGGACGTGCTCAAGGAGTATCCGGCCGCCAGGGTGCGGCTCGAGGCGATCGCTGTCAAGAGACTTGAGAAATATAAGAAAGCACCTTTAGAAAAAG TGGCCATGGGTCGTTGCCAGTCGACGCCCGGGCTGGTGGAGACGAGCGGGCGCGTGCCCATCGAGGACATGAACCTGCCGCCTGCGCCGATACTGCCACCTCCACACCCTTCACACCCGCCTTCTTACCGGGACCAGCTTTATAG TTCGTCAGTAAGTCCGTTGCGCGTGGCGTCGCCGGTGGCGTCGTGCGCGTCGAGTGCACGCagcagcggcgcgggcggcggcagcGTGGCGGCCGCGCCGCGCGTCATGCTCGACTCGCACGACGCGCTCGAGTGCGAGATCAAGCGACTGCGCGAGCGACTCTACACCGTCGAGACTGAGAACGCCGCCATGTCTGCCAAGCTCAGCCAGCAGCAGTGGGAGGTCGACCAGAG GCTGCAAGAAATAGAAATGCAGATCTGCGGCGGCAGCTCGGTGAGCTCGCTGGAGGAGAACGAGCGCAACCGCGAGAGCATCATTTAA